The DNA segment AGGATACTTAATATCAGGGCCGTCCAGTGAACAGGGCCATGCTTTTTCTTGTAACCGCGGTAGAGCAGGTACAGGTTGGCGAAATAGAAAAGGGCAATGATAGCCCCTATCCATACAGCGTCCCGGTCAGCAGGCGCTTCCAGCAAGCCAAGCACAATGAAAAGAATGCCCACGGCAGCACATGCGACAGAAACAATGATGGTAATGATCCTTATTGCCAGTAACATAATAAAATAATTGATTGGGTTGGGGCAAGCGCTCAATACAAGTCAACAATAATAGTACCTACTGCATTAAAAACAAAATGGTCCCCTGCTTTTTTGTGTTGCAGTTGTTGCGCCAGCGGGGCTTGTGGCGACAGGAAGAAGATGGTTTTGTTGTCAATGATTTGTTTGCCGAGGCCGGCCGCCAGGAAGAAGGTCATTTTTCCACATTCTATAAGGGCGCCGGCAATGGCTTCTTCATACAGGACATCTACGTTTATGGCATGGAGTGCTGCCAGCTCTTTCGCCTGTTCGGCCAACTGGCGGGCGTGCATATCCTTCTGCAGATGACCCATGGCGCGGGCCGTTTCATATTTGTCGCCGGCAGAACTTTTCTCTTCCTGGTTGGCCGCCTGTTGCGCCTCTTCTATCTGCTGCCTGGCGGCGGCCATGCGTTGCTCAATAATGGCCAGTCCTGCCTGTTTAAGCAGGTGCTTATAGCTTATTTTTTCTGCCCGGGTCATGGTGCAATTTACAGCTCAGAGCAGTGCAGTGAGCTTTTCCCGGGCCGCAACTGCTGTTATTGCTTTTTAGGCGGCAGGCTGAAGGCGATGGCTTCATGCTCAAAATGTCCTTTATGGGCGCCATCACAGAAAGGTTTGTTCTGAGATCGGCCACAACGGCAGAAGGAAATGACTTCCCGTCCGCCAAGGTCATATTTATTGCCATTCTTGTCAACGATCTCGAAATCTCCTTCTACTTTAAGGGAGCCATTGCTGTTAACTGTAATCTTTGTGGTAGCCATGCGGGTTGAATTAAGGGGCGAAAGTAATGTTTTTTAACGGTCAACTTTTATCAGCTTTCCGGCCCACCTTTCCTGGCCTGTTAGTAGGTATACCGCATAGTTACCAGCAGGCCATTGCTGCGCAAGCGGTATTTCAATAAAATTGGCTCCCTTATTAACAGTTACTTGCCTGGTCAGGACCACCCGGCCGCTATAGTCAACCACCTGTAGGTGCGCCGGCGATCTTTGTAAGGCGTACCATTGCAGGGTAGTTTTATGGGTGCAGACAGTTGGCAACAGGCGCCTGTTATTTTGCGCCGGCAACAGGGCTTCCAACATGATTATTTTGCTATAATGAACTGCACCACTGGCATCCTGCAGCTTAAGACGGTAATAGTGAGTTCCTGCAGGCACTTCATAATCGGTAAAAGATGAATGGTCTGCAACAGGCTGTTCAATCGTGGCAATGGAATTGAATGATCCTTTTCCTTCCATCCGTTCAATCTCCAGTTTTTTGATCGCATGTCCTTTTTCCAGCTCCCAATGCAAGGTTGCCTGTTGTTGCGCCATGCTGCCAGTAAAGGATTTGAGGCCTGCTGCAGCCAGTATGCCTGAATTGGGATAACTAAACCGGGCAAAATAAAAGCTGCGTTGACGGTTAACATTATTAAACACGTCATTATTAATGGCACCGCTACGAACGAATATAGTAGTGATGGATCCATTGACAGCAGTAAACCGTACGTTGGGAGAAAGGTTGATAGATCCATACTCAACACCGGCCACATTGGTTGCCCGAATGGTCGTAGCGGATATAAAAGCAACGTTGATATCACTACCGGTAAAATCAAATTCTGCAAAGGCCCCGGGGCCAAGATCAAATTCTTCAAATTCGTTTAATCGCTGATTGGGAGCACTGTTATATCCATCAATATCAAGGGCTGTTATGGGCACCTCCGTTTGCGTGGAAAGCGTTGAAGTTCCTGTTACTACAAAATCAATTCTGAAATCAATATACCCTGTTGTCATAGAATTTACCCTTACA comes from the Paraflavitalea devenefica genome and includes:
- a CDS encoding CDGSH iron-sulfur domain-containing protein — encoded protein: MATTKITVNSNGSLKVEGDFEIVDKNGNKYDLGGREVISFCRCGRSQNKPFCDGAHKGHFEHEAIAFSLPPKKQ